A single genomic interval of Romboutsia ilealis harbors:
- a CDS encoding murein hydrolase activator EnvC family protein produces the protein MRKIITTIILCSMIFSTSFIYGENEQLDLEKKLNENRDSQQRLDEQIIELNSKIKEVEEKIASTNEEINELDLQINDIKSEINDLENNIKNNKDQLSKRIKVINSNYSMSYIKILLNSSSISDFFNNMYIVKKIVKQDKEILTELDENKQKIEDKKNQIEKKKVEQEDLKLLLEKDNESLNNDKIEVEKLKDELEKEENALELEIEKISSQSVVSEDSQVISSGSWPVPGYSRISSPYGYRIHPIFNTKKMHTGIDIPAPTGTPAVSIDQGKVIFSGTKGGYGKTIMIQHDDGKVTLYAHNSELIVSVGQRVQKGQVVSKIGSTGNSTGPHLHFEVRINGKHVNPVPYIK, from the coding sequence GTGAGGAAAATAATAACTACGATAATATTATGTAGTATGATATTTAGTACAAGCTTTATATATGGCGAAAATGAACAATTAGATTTAGAAAAGAAATTAAATGAAAATAGAGATAGTCAACAAAGACTAGATGAACAAATAATAGAATTAAATTCTAAGATAAAAGAAGTTGAAGAAAAAATAGCATCTACTAATGAAGAAATAAATGAACTTGATTTACAGATAAATGATATAAAATCTGAAATAAATGATTTAGAAAATAATATAAAAAATAATAAAGATCAATTATCTAAAAGAATCAAAGTAATAAATAGTAATTACTCTATGAGTTATATAAAAATTCTATTAAATAGTTCATCTATATCTGATTTTTTTAATAATATGTATATAGTAAAGAAAATTGTAAAGCAAGATAAGGAAATTTTAACAGAACTTGATGAAAATAAACAAAAGATAGAAGATAAAAAGAATCAAATAGAAAAGAAAAAAGTTGAGCAAGAAGATTTAAAGTTATTATTAGAAAAAGATAATGAATCTTTAAATAATGATAAAATAGAAGTAGAAAAATTAAAAGATGAATTAGAAAAAGAAGAAAATGCATTGGAGTTAGAGATAGAAAAAATATCATCACAAAGTGTAGTTAGTGAAGATTCACAAGTTATATCTAGTGGTTCTTGGCCAGTACCAGGGTATTCTAGAATAAGCTCTCCTTATGGGTACAGAATACATCCAATTTTTAACACTAAGAAGATGCATACTGGAATAGATATACCGGCTCCAACAGGAACTCCTGCAGTATCTATAGATCAAGGAAAAGTTATATTCTCAGGAACTAAAGGTGGATATGGTAAAACTATTATGATACAACATGATGATGGAAAGGTAACTCTTTATGCACATAATAGTGAATTAATAGTATCAGTAGGGCAAAGGGTACAAAAAGGTCAGGTAGTATCTAAAATAGGATCAACAGGTAATTCTACTGGTCCTCACCTTCATTTTGAAGTAAGAATAAATGGAAAACATGTAAATCCAGTTCCATATATAAAATAA
- a CDS encoding pyridoxal phosphate-dependent aminotransferase codes for MPETMVAKHAQWPRVADPIFNISEKAQAAIKSLGKENVINATIGALTDDDGNIITLNTVFDEYKSLPNSEIAAYASIAGQKDYLEAVKKACFKDSMPDAHIRAVATPGGSGAIKLAVWNYTNEGDEILTSDWFWSPYVSISEEVGRKVTTYQLFNEYNNFNFNSFRERFLNIASKQERIFTILNTPAHNPTGYSVPDNDWDKILNLSKEVAQNPEKKIILFVDVAYIDFVKDDDGCRKFFEKFTNLPENILVIVGFSMSKGFTAYGMRMGAAICISSSEDVAEQFYYSCVHSCRANWSNCNRGPMKVLTNIINNPEKYKEYMDEKKIYKEMLSKRAEVFVEEAKKCELDILPYIDGFFISIPCEDPKAVSEELTKDNVFVVPLKRGLRFAVCAVSEEKCAIAPSIIKNALERVRGQMLARD; via the coding sequence ATGCCAGAAACAATGGTTGCAAAACATGCACAGTGGCCAAGGGTTGCTGACCCAATTTTTAATATATCAGAAAAAGCTCAAGCAGCTATAAAAAGTTTAGGTAAAGAAAATGTAATAAATGCTACTATTGGAGCATTAACAGATGATGATGGAAATATCATAACTTTAAACACTGTATTTGATGAATATAAGTCATTACCAAACTCTGAAATAGCAGCATATGCATCAATTGCAGGACAAAAGGATTATTTAGAAGCAGTAAAAAAAGCTTGTTTTAAAGATTCTATGCCAGATGCACATATAAGAGCAGTTGCAACTCCAGGTGGAAGTGGAGCTATAAAACTTGCAGTATGGAATTACACTAATGAAGGTGATGAAATATTAACATCAGATTGGTTTTGGAGTCCATATGTAAGTATAAGTGAAGAAGTAGGAAGAAAAGTAACAACATATCAACTATTTAATGAATATAATAATTTTAATTTTAATTCTTTTAGAGAAAGATTTTTAAATATAGCATCTAAACAAGAAAGAATATTTACTATATTAAACACACCAGCTCATAATCCAACAGGGTATAGCGTTCCAGATAATGATTGGGATAAAATATTAAACTTATCAAAAGAAGTAGCCCAAAATCCAGAGAAAAAAATAATACTATTTGTAGACGTTGCATACATCGACTTTGTAAAAGATGATGATGGATGCAGAAAATTCTTTGAAAAATTTACAAACCTTCCAGAAAATATATTAGTTATAGTTGGATTTAGTATGTCAAAAGGATTTACTGCTTATGGAATGAGGATGGGAGCAGCTATTTGTATATCATCTAGCGAGGATGTAGCAGAGCAATTCTATTATTCTTGTGTTCATTCTTGTAGAGCTAACTGGTCAAATTGTAATAGAGGTCCTATGAAGGTTCTTACTAATATAATTAATAACCCTGAAAAATATAAAGAATATATGGATGAAAAGAAAATATATAAAGAGATGTTAAGTAAAAGAGCGGAAGTATTTGTTGAGGAAGCTAAAAAGTGTGAGCTTGATATTCTTCCATATATAGATGGATTCTTTATAAGTATACCATGTGAAGATCCAAAAGCTGTTAGTGAAGAACTAACAAAAGATAATGTATTTGTAGTACCACTTAAAAGAGGACTTAGATTTGCAGTATGTGCAGTATCAGAAGAAAAATGTGCTATTGCACCAAGCATTATAAAAAATGCACTAGAACGTGTTAGGGGTCAAATGTTAGCTAGGGATTAA
- a CDS encoding SIMPL domain-containing protein — protein MQFRNGKMYIPTDKGSLSVNGVGYLEVESDLIRLNLGITSNSDSAEKAKDTNLKILERLTTSLVDYGIPEKDINTKDILVNRNYIGCDNQNLSFVVTNLVTVMIHNISNLRDIYSLAIENGANDNISVDFLLSNPGYYYSKALKKASKDALNKASLLASSFNVRFNPAPFKIIEKSSSLYSIAYSSSKSFGASQQDLSSGIVKITAEIEAIFTTILC, from the coding sequence ATGCAGTTTAGAAATGGTAAAATGTATATTCCAACTGATAAAGGTTCTTTATCTGTAAATGGAGTAGGTTATTTAGAGGTAGAATCTGATTTAATTAGATTAAATCTAGGAATAACAAGTAATAGTGATAGCGCTGAAAAAGCTAAAGATACAAATTTAAAAATATTAGAACGCTTAACTACTAGTCTGGTTGACTATGGAATTCCTGAAAAAGATATAAATACTAAAGACATATTAGTTAATAGAAATTATATAGGATGTGATAATCAAAATTTATCTTTTGTTGTAACTAACTTAGTTACTGTTATGATACATAATATATCAAATTTAAGAGATATTTATTCATTAGCTATAGAAAACGGCGCTAACGATAATATAAGTGTAGACTTCTTACTATCTAATCCAGGTTATTATTACAGTAAAGCACTAAAAAAAGCTAGTAAAGACGCACTTAATAAAGCATCCTTACTAGCTAGTAGTTTTAATGTTAGATTCAACCCAGCTCCATTTAAAATAATTGAGAAAAGTTCTTCTTTATACTCTATTGCTTATTCCTCTTCTAAATCATTTGGAGCTTCTCAGCAAGACCTATCATCTGGCATAGTTAAAATTACTGCAGAAATTGAAGCAATATTTACTACTATTTTATGCTAA
- a CDS encoding transglycosylase domain-containing protein: MNYNDDDNRIRRRKVSSNDYNYKSKQHQRYYEEKVRLENASYERKIDNNRIKKYNTTKNTRTNKRKKANKKIRLKLAKVFLIIALVISVGVAAVGSVFAISSLKDTKVINKEILKESYISSEVVPDNEIPKYLKDALVSIEDERFYEHKGIDIISLTRSLLHNIFSDTTQGGSTIEMQISKNLLTSDDRNMKRKIKDIYYATQMDKFMTKDEILCTYLNNVYFGKSAYGVGKASKVYFGKNVQDLTLAQSAMLVGITNSPAKYKEHREAKKRQEVILYKMKELGYIDEEEYSQAISENVPFKSEIE, encoded by the coding sequence ATGAATTATAATGATGATGATAATAGAATAAGAAGAAGAAAAGTAAGCTCAAATGATTACAATTATAAATCTAAACAACATCAAAGATATTATGAAGAAAAAGTAAGACTAGAAAATGCAAGTTATGAAAGAAAAATAGACAATAATAGAATAAAAAAATATAATACAACTAAGAATACTAGAACTAATAAAAGAAAGAAGGCTAATAAAAAAATTAGACTTAAACTAGCAAAGGTATTTTTAATAATTGCATTGGTTATATCTGTTGGAGTAGCAGCAGTGGGATCAGTATTTGCAATATCGTCTTTAAAAGATACTAAAGTTATAAATAAAGAGATATTGAAGGAAAGTTATATAAGTAGTGAGGTAGTTCCTGATAATGAAATACCAAAATATTTAAAAGATGCATTAGTTTCTATAGAAGATGAAAGATTTTATGAACACAAAGGTATAGATATTATATCTTTAACAAGGTCATTACTTCATAATATATTTTCAGATACTACTCAAGGTGGAAGTACTATAGAAATGCAAATATCTAAAAATCTTTTAACCAGTGATGATAGGAATATGAAAAGAAAGATAAAAGATATATATTATGCGACTCAAATGGACAAATTTATGACTAAAGATGAGATACTATGCACTTATTTAAATAATGTTTACTTTGGGAAATCAGCTTATGGAGTAGGAAAAGCTTCAAAAGTATACTTTGGAAAAAATGTACAAGATTTAACCCTAGCTCAAAGTGCTATGTTAGTAGGAATAACTAATAGTCCAGCTAAATATAAAGAGCATAGAGAAGCTAAAAAAAGGCAAGAAGTTATATTATATAAGATGAAAGAACTTGGTTATATAGATGAAGAGGAATATTCACAGGCAATAAGTGAAAATGTTCCATTTAAATCAGAAATAGAATAA
- the iorA gene encoding indolepyruvate ferredoxin oxidoreductase subunit alpha, whose amino-acid sequence MKLLMTGNEAIARGAYEAGVKFASAYPGTPSTEILENVAIYKENIVAEWATNEKVALEAAIGGSIAGARTMASMKHVGVNVAADPLFTFSYIGVNGGMVLITADEPGMHSSQNEQDNRNYAKFAKIAMFEPATSQEAKDMFKEAFEISEKYDTPVLFRVTTRLCHSKGIVECSDRVEVPIKEYIKNPQKNLTVPAHARVRRVDIEERMKKLLDYSNNTHLNNYEMNDTKIGIVASGICYTYAKEVFKDDASYMKLGFTNPMPIDKIKEFASKVDEIYVIEENDPFIEEQLKANNIKCHGKDIFPSYGEMTPDVIRKALFGKTNDTIEYNKELVVNRPPGLCAGCPHRGFFYELGKRKNVMVTGDIGCYTLGFAPPYNAMDTTICMGASLSSAHGAQKVFNMKKNNKMRVVGVLGDSTFFHTGINSLLDVVYNKGNSISVILDNRITGMTGHQQNPGTGYTLQGDVTSEVNIEELVKACGVKHIRTINPNNLSQVKETLDWAFNLEEPSVIITRWPCVLKKFSKQDIEEFNNPFTSKCSVDTDKCIGCKLCMKTGCPAISFKSEEKLVCIDKNQCVGCEVCSQVCPKDAISKEGK is encoded by the coding sequence ATGAAATTATTAATGACTGGTAATGAAGCTATTGCACGTGGAGCATATGAAGCAGGTGTAAAGTTTGCATCTGCATACCCGGGAACGCCAAGTACGGAGATTCTTGAAAATGTAGCTATATATAAAGAAAATATAGTAGCAGAATGGGCAACAAATGAAAAAGTAGCATTAGAAGCGGCTATAGGAGGATCAATTGCAGGAGCTAGAACTATGGCATCTATGAAGCATGTTGGAGTTAATGTTGCAGCTGATCCATTATTTACATTTTCATATATTGGAGTTAATGGAGGAATGGTTTTAATAACGGCAGATGAACCTGGAATGCACTCTTCACAAAATGAACAAGACAATAGAAACTATGCTAAGTTTGCTAAAATAGCTATGTTTGAACCAGCAACAAGTCAAGAGGCTAAAGACATGTTTAAAGAAGCATTTGAAATAAGTGAAAAGTATGATACACCTGTTTTATTTAGAGTAACAACAAGGCTTTGTCATTCTAAAGGAATAGTTGAGTGTAGTGATAGAGTAGAAGTTCCTATAAAAGAGTACATTAAGAATCCTCAAAAGAACTTAACAGTACCAGCTCATGCTAGAGTAAGAAGAGTTGATATTGAAGAAAGAATGAAAAAATTATTAGATTATTCTAATAATACACATTTAAATAATTATGAAATGAATGATACTAAAATAGGTATAGTTGCATCGGGTATATGTTATACATATGCCAAAGAAGTATTTAAAGATGATGCATCATATATGAAACTAGGATTTACAAATCCTATGCCTATAGATAAAATAAAAGAATTTGCTTCTAAAGTAGATGAAATTTATGTAATAGAAGAAAATGACCCATTTATAGAAGAACAATTAAAAGCTAATAATATAAAATGTCATGGTAAAGATATCTTTCCTTCATATGGAGAAATGACTCCAGATGTAATAAGAAAAGCATTATTTGGGAAAACAAATGATACTATAGAATACAACAAAGAACTAGTAGTTAATAGACCACCAGGATTATGTGCAGGATGTCCTCATAGAGGTTTCTTCTATGAACTAGGAAAAAGAAAAAATGTTATGGTTACAGGTGATATAGGATGCTATACTTTAGGATTTGCACCTCCATATAATGCTATGGATACTACTATTTGTATGGGTGCAAGTTTAAGTAGTGCTCATGGGGCTCAAAAAGTATTTAATATGAAAAAAAATAACAAGATGAGAGTTGTTGGAGTTTTAGGAGACTCAACATTTTTCCATACAGGAATAAATTCATTATTAGATGTTGTTTATAACAAAGGAAATTCTATATCAGTAATATTAGATAATAGAATAACTGGAATGACAGGGCATCAACAAAATCCAGGTACTGGATATACATTACAAGGTGATGTAACTAGTGAAGTGAATATAGAAGAATTAGTTAAGGCTTGTGGAGTTAAGCACATAAGAACTATAAACCCAAATAATTTATCTCAAGTAAAAGAAACACTAGATTGGGCATTTAATTTAGAAGAACCATCAGTAATAATAACTAGATGGCCATGTGTTCTTAAAAAGTTCTCAAAACAAGATATAGAAGAGTTTAATAATCCATTTACTTCTAAATGCAGTGTTGATACTGATAAATGCATAGGGTGTAAGCTATGTATGAAAACAGGATGCCCTGCTATATCATTTAAATCAGAGGAAAAATTAGTATGTATAGATAAAAATCAATGTGTAGGTTGTGAGGTATGTAGTCAAGTATGTCCAAAAGATGCTATATCTAAGGAGGGAAAATAA
- a CDS encoding 3'-5' exonuclease, with translation MKEYVVVDLETTGLDPYKGCEIIEIGITEINQDKIGRNYSRLIKPKNHIPYFITEITNISDDMVENEEGIEKVLPRFRQYLGDKTMIAHNAKFDLKFLNYYLESLNLEPITNYICTLEMLKQVKSYKGKNKKLETACSYYNIENKNAHRADSDTLATAKLFLTIKDEV, from the coding sequence ATGAAAGAGTATGTAGTTGTGGATTTAGAAACAACAGGCCTTGATCCATATAAAGGCTGTGAAATAATAGAGATTGGTATAACAGAGATAAATCAAGATAAAATAGGAAGAAATTATTCAAGATTAATAAAACCTAAAAATCATATACCTTATTTTATAACAGAGATAACTAATATAAGTGATGATATGGTGGAAAATGAAGAAGGTATAGAAAAAGTTTTACCTAGATTTAGACAATACTTAGGAGATAAAACAATGATAGCTCATAATGCAAAGTTTGATTTGAAATTTTTAAATTACTATTTAGAATCTTTAAACTTAGAACCTATAACAAACTATATTTGTACATTAGAGATGTTAAAACAAGTAAAATCATATAAGGGTAAGAATAAAAAGTTAGAAACTGCTTGTAGTTATTATAATATAGAAAACAAAAATGCACATAGAGCTGATAGTGATACATTAGCTACAGCAAAATTATTTTTAACAATAAAAGATGAAGTATAA
- a CDS encoding 4Fe-4S binding protein has translation MAYFITDACISCGACEPECPVNCISAGDDKYIIDENVCIECGTCNSVCPVDAPQPE, from the coding sequence ATGGCTTATTTTATAACAGATGCTTGCATAAGCTGTGGAGCTTGCGAGCCAGAGTGTCCAGTTAACTGCATATCTGCAGGAGATGACAAATACATAATAGATGAAAATGTATGCATAGAATGTGGTACATGCAATAGTGTATGTCCAGTTGATGCTCCTCAACCAGAGTAA
- a CDS encoding indolepyruvate oxidoreductase subunit beta, with protein MTKSIILVGVGGQGTILSSKLLTTGLMNAGYDVKMSEIHGMSQRGGSVSSQVRYGEKVYSPVIEIGGADILVSFEKMEALRWLEYLKPEGKIVVNNYRIDSMPILNGKATYYEKEIEDELNRLNATIINAENKAKEMGNTKVMNIILLGALVKSMKLEYIDWESIIRENIKEKFIDINLQAFKKGMEMVSEALDLESN; from the coding sequence ATGACAAAAAGTATTATTTTAGTAGGCGTAGGAGGTCAAGGGACTATACTTTCAAGTAAATTATTAACTACAGGTCTTATGAATGCTGGATATGATGTAAAAATGAGTGAAATACATGGAATGAGCCAAAGAGGAGGTTCGGTATCTTCGCAAGTTAGATATGGAGAAAAAGTTTATTCACCAGTTATTGAAATAGGTGGTGCAGATATATTAGTATCATTTGAAAAAATGGAAGCTTTAAGATGGCTAGAATATTTAAAGCCAGAGGGAAAAATAGTAGTAAATAATTATAGAATAGATTCTATGCCAATTCTAAATGGTAAGGCTACTTATTATGAAAAAGAAATAGAAGATGAGCTTAATAGATTAAATGCTACTATAATAAATGCAGAGAATAAAGCTAAAGAAATGGGCAATACAAAAGTAATGAATATAATACTTTTAGGTGCCTTAGTAAAATCTATGAAACTTGAATATATAGATTGGGAAAGTATAATAAGAGAAAATATTAAAGAAAAATTTATTGATATAAATTTACAAGCATTTAAAAAAGGAATGGAAATGGTTTCAGAAGCATTAGATTTAGAATCTAATTAA
- a CDS encoding DUF1540 domain-containing protein, translated as MTLNCFAYNCAYNKNGACYAGNITITGANASSSVKTHCSTFSESNGSLSNLTSNDFTTSNDITCKATHCSYNAGYTCTASSVSINASNACCDTFINN; from the coding sequence ATGACTTTAAATTGTTTTGCTTATAACTGTGCTTATAATAAAAATGGTGCTTGTTATGCTGGCAACATAACTATAACTGGAGCAAATGCATCTAGTTCAGTAAAAACACATTGTTCTACTTTTTCAGAAAGTAACGGAAGTTTATCTAATCTAACTAGCAATGACTTTACTACATCTAACGATATAACTTGTAAAGCAACACATTGTAGTTATAATGCGGGATATACATGTACTGCAAGTAGTGTGAGTATAAATGCATCTAATGCATGTTGTGATACTTTTATAAATAATTAG
- a CDS encoding DUF3785 domain-containing protein, giving the protein MSEYKFNYEDTEYVLSANNCSELINDEEKPVKGITVDSILNMLNEADDVDFDIEYYQEACPECLAGVKEKQKFFGFLEYHFYILTKNGEYVISDISKEYKGLSFNKLSRQGKVDDSYIVSIIICEKCQDYIIQIENCVI; this is encoded by the coding sequence ATGAGTGAATATAAGTTTAATTATGAAGATACAGAGTATGTATTAAGTGCAAATAATTGTAGCGAATTAATTAATGATGAAGAAAAACCAGTTAAAGGTATAACAGTTGATAGTATATTAAATATGTTAAATGAAGCAGATGATGTTGATTTTGATATAGAATATTATCAAGAGGCATGTCCTGAGTGTTTAGCAGGTGTAAAAGAAAAACAAAAGTTTTTTGGATTTTTAGAGTATCATTTTTATATACTTACTAAAAATGGAGAGTATGTAATAAGTGATATAAGTAAAGAGTATAAAGGATTATCATTTAATAAATTATCTAGACAAGGTAAAGTTGATGATAGTTATATAGTAAGTATAATAATTTGTGAGAAATGCCAAGATTATATAATTCAAATAGAAAATTGTGTAATATAA
- a CDS encoding DUF4352 domain-containing protein, with protein MKTKFLKSIATVFFLLCSSTVAICLEKESITEEQIWISNMDNKALHIKVTDIAVNNASIELDEVYNASAIITMNVKNKGLNDIELANLDVYPYQGTLATKYFVSTYKDEINGFIGNLKSGESKTLKMGVTLHNTKDPITLEFSDIEDIGNNAIVKTINIK; from the coding sequence ATGAAGACTAAATTTTTAAAAAGTATAGCTACTGTATTTTTTTTGCTATGCTCATCTACAGTGGCGATTTGTTTGGAAAAAGAATCTATAACTGAGGAACAAATATGGATAAGCAATATGGATAATAAAGCTTTACATATAAAGGTAACAGATATTGCTGTAAATAATGCATCTATAGAATTAGATGAAGTTTATAATGCATCTGCAATAATAACTATGAACGTAAAAAATAAGGGTTTAAATGATATAGAGCTAGCCAATTTAGATGTATATCCATATCAAGGGACTTTAGCTACTAAGTATTTTGTAAGTACATATAAAGATGAAATAAATGGATTTATAGGAAACTTAAAAAGTGGAGAAAGTAAAACTTTAAAAATGGGGGTAACGCTACATAATACTAAAGATCCTATAACATTAGAATTTTCTGATATAGAGGATATTGGAAATAATGCGATAGTAAAAACTATAAATATAAAATAA
- a CDS encoding serine/threonine-protein kinase produces MQLSTQFDFEIINNVKSEGVNSSLYMVKDLQVGSKFILKQIDKKGLREPERYFEESKKIYKLKHPNIMEIHSASYDDEYIYITMPYLKKGSLQHLIENQNLTLRQIIKYSLDFLSAIYYVHENNIVHCDIKPNNILISNEGNAILTDFGSALYLNKLGNARLKNVYYKHIAPEQCTNSIINKKIDIYQIGTTLYRLCNGNEEYNKQARRYKDLNSLKIACAKGKFPIRKKYLPHIPKDMINIIEKCININTYDRYDNVLQIMNDISSINTHLDWYYNKENEEKFTWTLNTDDNYINIMLLKVGTVWEIIDDHRESLYVETKAKGYRAIREIIKKYEKIALL; encoded by the coding sequence ATGCAATTAAGTACTCAGTTTGACTTTGAAATAATAAATAATGTAAAGTCAGAAGGTGTTAATTCATCTTTATATATGGTAAAAGACCTACAAGTAGGATCTAAATTTATACTAAAACAAATAGATAAAAAAGGTTTAAGGGAACCTGAAAGATATTTTGAAGAATCAAAAAAAATATATAAATTAAAACATCCAAATATAATGGAGATACACTCAGCATCTTATGATGATGAGTATATATATATCACAATGCCTTATTTAAAAAAGGGTTCACTTCAGCATCTAATAGAAAATCAAAACCTTACACTAAGACAAATAATAAAATATTCATTAGATTTTCTTTCAGCTATATATTATGTTCATGAAAATAATATTGTACATTGTGATATAAAACCTAATAACATATTAATAAGTAATGAAGGAAATGCAATACTTACAGATTTCGGTTCTGCTTTATATTTAAATAAACTAGGTAATGCAAGATTAAAAAATGTATATTATAAGCATATAGCGCCAGAGCAATGTACAAATTCAATCATAAATAAAAAAATAGATATATATCAGATAGGAACTACACTATACAGATTATGTAATGGTAATGAAGAGTATAATAAACAAGCAAGACGATATAAGGATTTAAATAGCCTAAAGATAGCCTGTGCAAAAGGAAAATTTCCAATTAGAAAAAAATATTTACCACATATACCAAAAGATATGATAAATATAATTGAAAAATGTATTAATATTAATACTTATGATAGATATGATAATGTTTTACAAATTATGAATGATATATCGTCTATAAATACACATCTAGATTGGTATTATAATAAAGAGAATGAAGAAAAATTTACATGGACTTTAAATACAGATGATAACTATATAAATATAATGCTACTTAAAGTTGGAACGGTGTGGGAAATTATAGATGACCATAGAGAAAGTTTATATGTTGAAACGAAAGCAAAAGGCTATAGAGCTATAAGAGAGATAATAAAAAAATATGAAAAAATAGCCTTACTTTAA
- the buk gene encoding butyrate kinase: MIYRILAINPGSTSTKIAVYDNEKQLLVKSIEHKVKELEKYDTVQEQFEMRKEGVLKVLKENDIELDSLSAIVGRGGLLPPVKSGAYLVNDEMIERLINRPVLEHASNLGAIISYEISKNLGINAYIYDSVSVDELTDVARLSGVNGMDRECLSHALNSRAMAIKYAKDNNKRYDELNLIVAHLGGGITLSIHENGKMVDIVSDDEGPFSPDRSGKVPCKKLIDRCFSGNYTHKEMLKIIRGNGGIYSYLGTVDVREVEKMINEGNKNAKLVHEAMTYQIAKGIGELATVVLGKVDAIILTGGIAYSSLITENIRKRVEFISDVCVMPGENELEALSKGILRVLNKEEEASVYRESILTKS; encoded by the coding sequence ATGATTTATAGAATATTAGCTATTAACCCAGGCTCTACTTCCACTAAAATAGCTGTATATGATAATGAAAAACAGCTATTAGTAAAATCTATAGAACATAAAGTAAAAGAGCTAGAAAAGTACGATACAGTGCAGGAACAATTTGAAATGCGAAAAGAAGGAGTATTAAAAGTACTAAAGGAAAATGATATAGAGTTAGACTCTTTAAGTGCTATAGTTGGAAGAGGTGGGTTATTACCTCCAGTTAAATCAGGAGCATACTTAGTGAATGATGAAATGATAGAGAGGCTAATAAATAGACCTGTTTTAGAACATGCATCAAATTTAGGTGCAATAATATCGTATGAAATATCTAAAAATTTAGGGATTAATGCATACATATATGACTCTGTATCAGTTGATGAACTAACTGATGTAGCGAGGTTATCTGGAGTTAATGGAATGGATAGAGAATGTTTAAGTCATGCATTAAATTCTAGAGCTATGGCTATAAAGTATGCTAAAGATAATAATAAAAGATATGATGAGTTAAATTTAATAGTAGCTCATTTAGGTGGAGGAATAACCCTAAGTATACATGAAAATGGTAAAATGGTAGATATAGTATCTGATGATGAGGGGCCTTTTTCTCCAGACAGATCGGGAAAAGTTCCTTGTAAAAAGTTAATTGATAGGTGTTTTTCAGGAAACTATACACACAAAGAGATGCTAAAAATTATTAGGGGAAATGGAGGAATTTATTCATACTTAGGTACTGTTGATGTAAGAGAAGTTGAAAAAATGATAAATGAAGGAAATAAAAATGCAAAATTAGTTCATGAAGCTATGACTTATCAAATAGCAAAAGGTATAGGAGAATTAGCAACAGTAGTATTAGGAAAAGTAGATGCAATAATATTAACTGGAGGGATAGCTTATTCTAGTCTTATTACTGAAAATATAAGAAAAAGAGTAGAATTTATAAGTGATGTTTGTGTTATGCCAGGGGAAAATGAATTAGAAGCTTTATCTAAAGGTATACTTAGAGTATTAAATAAAGAAGAAGAGGCAAGCGTATATAGAGAAAGTATATTAACAAAATCATAA